GAACCAGGTTGGCGATCGGCGCGAAGAACAGGCCGTTGCCGATGCCGCCGAGCACCAGTCCGGGGACGAGGTGGCTGTACGGCGTGTCCACGCCCAGGGCGGAGGCGAGCCAGGCCAGGCCGGCGGCCTGGCAGAGCAGGCCGACGCCGACGAGGGTGCGGCCGCCGATCCGGTCGGACAGGGCGCCTGCGATGGGCGCGGCCAGCATCGGCACGGCCGTCCACGGCAGCGCCCGCACGCCGGAGGCCAGCGGAGAGAGCCCGTCGACGTCCTGGAAGAGCTGGATGAGGAAGAAGACCGAGCCGAACATGCCGAAGAACATCAGCATCGAGGCCACGTTCACGAGGCTGAAGGAGCGGCCGCGGAAGAGCCGGAGCGGCAGCATCGGCTCCGGGATGCGCGCCTCCCGGGCGAGGAATCCGCCGGTCACCGCCGCGCCGAGGACGAAGCCCGCGACCACCTCGGGCCGGCTCCAGCCGATCTGCCCGCCCCGGATCAGGGCATAGACGAGGCCGAACAAACCGAGGCTGGCCAGGCCGATCCCGGGCAGGTCGAGCTTGCGGGCCGGGCCGCGCGACTCGGCGAGCCAGAGCCTTGAGAGCGGCAGCAGCACCAGGCCGAGCGGCACGTTGATCCAGAAGATCCACTGCCAGGAGGCGGCCTCGGTCACCCCGCCGCCGATCACCGGCCCGAGCGCGACCGCCACGCCGGCCAGCGCGCCCCAGCCGCCGATGGCCAGGCCGCGCCGCTCCGGCCGGACCGCGGCGGAGAGCATGGTCAGGGTGAGCGGCACCATGATCGCGCCGCCGAGCCCCTGGATCGCGCGGGCGCCGATCAGGGTTCCGATATCCGGCGCGAGAGCCGAGCCGACCGAGCCGAGGGTGAAGACGGTCAGCCCGATGCCGAACAGCCGCTTGCGGCCGTACCGGTCGCCCAGGGTCGCGCCGCTGAGCAGGAAGACGGCGAAGGTGAGGGTGTAGGCCGAGATCGTCCACTGCAACCCGGAAAGCCCCGCGTGCAGGGACTTCTGAATGGACGGCAGGGCCGAGGTGACCACGAGGTTGTCCAGCTGCGCCATGAACATGGCGGTGCCCACGATGATGAAGGTGCGCAACGGGTGGCCGACGGTGGCGGCCTCCTGGCCGGCCTCGTGCGGTGCGGCCGGGGCCGTGGCATCGGGGGCGGGGTCGGGGCCGGCCGCGGACGTTCCCCGCGTCCCGGCCACTGTCGTCTCGGTCATGATTCCTGCACTCCCCTTGCATAGTTATCGATAACTAACTTCGCTGGTCGAAAAGAAAGGCGCCCGACGACGCGGGCGCCGAAGACGCCGAAGCTGTGAAGTTATGCGGTCGCGGGCCCGGCGGACGGCGGGGGCTCCGAGCCCTCCGCGGGCTCCGCCTCCTCGTCGAACCGGTCCGGCCACAGCGCCATGATGATCGGGCGCCACTGCGGATCCCGACCGTCCGAACGCCCCGCCGCCGCGATCACGTTGCACATCATGCCCTTGGCGAAGAACACCGCGACCTCCTCGAGCGGCTCCTTGGAGATGTCCACGACCATGTTCCAGATGTCCTGCATGCACTGGCGCACGGTGCGCTGGATGTCCTCGTCCCAGCAGGCCGCGTACTGCTGCATCTGCAGCAGCAGCGAGTCCCGGTCCGTCTCCATCCGCTCGACGTACGCGTGGCCCATGGCCTCCATCGCGTCATGGCCGGTCTTGCCGCCGGCCGAGTCCCGCATCTGGCCCAGGGTGGTGCGCATGTTGAGCTCGCAGGCGGCGATGAACAGCGCCTTCTTCGTCTCGAACAGCTTGATCACGTACGGTTGGGCCACGCCCGCCCGCTTGGCGATCTCGGCGGTCGTCGCGCCCTCGAACCCGTAACGGGCGAAGACCGGGATCGCCTCGCGGAGCACCTGCTCCTTGCGTTCCTCAGCCGACATCCGCGGACTCATGGGCGCGACTCCTTTCACCGACAAAGTTAGTGACTGATAACTACCAAGTCAAGGGAGCCACGAAGACCGGCTCCGGCACCAGGGTCACCCCGAACCGTGCGAGCACCCCGTCGCGCACCTCGCCGGCCAGCTTGAGCAGGTCGGCGCTCGACGCGCCGCCCCGGTTGGTCAGCGCCAGGGTGTGCTTGGTCGAGAGGGTCACCGGACCGCTGCCGTAGCCCCGGCCGAACCCGGCGTGCTCGATCAGCCAGCCCGCCGAGATCTTCACCCGGCCGTCCTCGTCCGGCCAGGTAGCCGGCGGCCGGCCGGCGCAGCGCCGCTCGAACTCGGCGTACTGATCCGGCGTCAGAACCGGGTTGGTGAAGAAGGATCCGGCGCTCCAGGTGTCGTGGTCCGCCGGGTCCAGCAGCATCCCGCGGCGGCGGCGCTGCTCCAGCACCGCGGCGCGCACCTCGGCCAGCGGCGCCTGCCCGCCGATCTCGATCCCGAGCGCCTCGGCCACGTCCTTGTACTGCACCGGCTTCGAGAGCCCGCCGAGGTCCTCGAGCTGGAAGTGCACCGAGGTCACCACGTACCGGTCCGAGCCCTTGAACACGCTGTGCCGGTAGGAGAAGGCGCAGTCGGCGCTGTCGAGCACGGCCATCGTGTCGGCGGCGCGGTCGTACGCGTCGACCATCACCACGGTCTGATGCACGCTCTGGCCGTAGGCGCCGACGTTCTGAATGGGCGTCGCCCCGGCCAGCCCCGGAATGCCGGAGAGGCACTCGATCCCGGCCAGGCCCTCGGCGACCGAGCGGGCCACCACCGCGTCCCACTCCTCGCCGGCCGCGACCGAGAGCAGGCCCTCGCGCAGCGAGATCCCCTTGAGCCCGACCTTGACCACCGAGCCCGCGAAGCCCTCGTCGCCGATCACCAGGTTCGAGCCGCCGCCCAGGACCAGCACGTCCTCGCCGTGCCCGTGCGCGTCCCGGATCGCGGCGATCAGCGTCTGCTCGGAATCGGCCTCGAAATAGTGCCCGGCCGGACCGCCGAGCCGGAGCGTGGTCATCTCGGCCAGGCTCACCCCGTGCCGCCAACCCCCGCCGGCCACCGCCGCGATCGTCTCGGTCATGAGCGGCGCACCACCGCGGACGCCTTGCCCAGGACCTTCTGCCCGGCGCTGAGCACGGTCAGGTCCACCTGCACCCGGCGCTCGTCGAGCTCCTTGACCACCTTGCCGGTCACCTCGATCAGCGCGCCGACCCCGTCGTCGGGGACCACCACGGGCTTGGAGAAGCGCACGTAGTACTCCTCCACCGCACCCGGGTCCCCGGCCCAGTCGGTCACCACCCGGCCGGCCACCGCCATCGTGCACATGCCGTGCGCGATCACGTCCGGCAGCCCGACCTCGAGGGCGAAGCGGCCGTTCCAGTGGATGTCGTTGAAGTCCCCGGAGGCCCCGGCGTAGCGCACCAGATCCTTGCGGGTGATCGGGAAGCTCGCCGCCGGCAGCGCGGTGCCCACCGCGAAACGGTCCTCGGTCCCGGCCATCAGCCCTCCTCCGCCGCGTTCTCGGCGCGCGCGACCAGCAGGGCCCGGGCCGTGCTGATCAGCTCGCCCTCCTCGGTGCTCATCTCGGTCACCAGGGTGATCATGTCGTTGCCCGCGAAGGACTTGATCGACTCGACCACCACCGTCGCGCGCACCCGGTCGCCGGGGCGCATCGGCCGCTCGTGGGTGAAGCGCTGGTCCCCGTGCACCACCCGGGTCCAGTCCAGGCCGAGCGCCGGATCGTAGACCACCTGGTCCGCGGCCGGCATGGAGATCACGATCGGGAAGGTCGGCGGGGCGATCACGTCGGGGTAGCCCAGCTCCTTGGCCGCCTCCGGATCCCGGTACGCCGGGTGCGGATCGCCGATCGCCTCCGCGAACTCGCGGATCTTCTCCCGGGCCACCTCGTAGGCGGGGGTGGGCGGATACGTCCGCCCCACGAAGGACTGGTCCAACGCCATGGGAACCCTCTATCTGTCACATCTCAGGTGGCTTGAGCTTAGCGGCGCCGGGGTACGCCAAGGGCCGCCCGGCCCCAGGGAAGGGGCGGACGGCCCTGACGAAGAGTGAGGCTCGAGCCTGGCGACTAGCGCGTCTCGCGGTGCGCCGTGTGCTTGTTGCAACGCGGGCAGTGCTTCTTCAGCTCCAGCCGGTCCGGGTCGTTGCGCCGGTTCTTCTTGGTGATGTAGTTGCGCTCCTTGCACTCGGTGCAAGCCAGCGTGATCTTGGGACGGACGTCGGTGGCTGCCACGGGAACGACTCCTACTGCCAATCGGAAGGCTGCTGCTGGGTCCGCGCCGCTTTGGGCGCAGACCGATAAACGGACCCCACGAGCTTACCCCATACCAGCAGGGGCCTCTGACCGCTGGGAAAGCGCGGGATCGAGGGTTCGGTAGCGGTGACCGGACTTGAACCGGTGACACAGCGATTATGAGCCGCTTGCTCTGCCAACTGAGCTACACCGCCATGATCGACGAAAGCCCGCCGGTCGACGCTCGTTAGAGGTCACGGGCGGGCTGCCGATCAAGAGCCCCTTTACGGAATCGAACCGTAGACCTTCTCCTTACCATGGAGACGCTCTGCCGACTGAGCTAAAGGGGCACCGCTCCACCCACTCGGACCCTTGCGGATCCGGGTGACCGGCGCTGCGTGGAAAACCATACACGGCCAGCGGACCACAGTGAAATCGGGTTTCCGCCGTACGCCGCCGCAGCGCCCACCGCAGGGCGCTGAGCTGCGCAAGCGCAGGCCCGAAAGGCCCTGCCCGGCACGGCGCGCCACAGATCCGGGGCAGCGACCACCATAGGCGTATGGCGCGCGAAGCGGACCAGGATTGGCTCGGCGAGAAGACCGAGGCGGAGCAGCGACTCTGGGACGCCTTCCCACACGGGCAACTGGTGGACTATCAGCCAGGCGACGAGCTCCGGGCCGAGGTGGTCGCGGCGCTCGCGCTGGGCGCGGTGGCCGCCGTACCCGGACGCACGGCCGGGGTGCGCATCCGCG
This genomic window from Actinospica robiniae DSM 44927 contains:
- the rpmG gene encoding 50S ribosomal protein L33 — encoded protein: MAATDVRPKITLACTECKERNYITKKNRRNDPDRLELKKHCPRCNKHTAHRETR
- a CDS encoding MFS transporter, whose translation is MTETTVAGTRGTSAAGPDPAPDATAPAAPHEAGQEAATVGHPLRTFIIVGTAMFMAQLDNLVVTSALPSIQKSLHAGLSGLQWTISAYTLTFAVFLLSGATLGDRYGRKRLFGIGLTVFTLGSVGSALAPDIGTLIGARAIQGLGGAIMVPLTLTMLSAAVRPERRGLAIGGWGALAGVAVALGPVIGGGVTEAASWQWIFWINVPLGLVLLPLSRLWLAESRGPARKLDLPGIGLASLGLFGLVYALIRGGQIGWSRPEVVAGFVLGAAVTGGFLAREARIPEPMLPLRLFRGRSFSLVNVASMLMFFGMFGSVFFLIQLFQDVDGLSPLASGVRALPWTAVPMLAAPIAGALSDRIGGRTLVGVGLLCQAAGLAWLASALGVDTPYSHLVPGLVLGGIGNGLFFAPIANLVLGSVRREQEGIASGVNNAIREFGGVLGVAVMGAVFAARGGYGPTATLSAQQHFVNGVIPAVYIGAAVLLVASATIWALPRRAAASAG
- a CDS encoding MaoC family dehydratase, whose translation is MAGTEDRFAVGTALPAASFPITRKDLVRYAGASGDFNDIHWNGRFALEVGLPDVIAHGMCTMAVAGRVVTDWAGDPGAVEEYYVRFSKPVVVPDDGVGALIEVTGKVVKELDERRVQVDLTVLSAGQKVLGKASAVVRRS
- a CDS encoding TetR/AcrR family transcriptional regulator; this encodes MSPRMSAEERKEQVLREAIPVFARYGFEGATTAEIAKRAGVAQPYVIKLFETKKALFIAACELNMRTTLGQMRDSAGGKTGHDAMEAMGHAYVERMETDRDSLLLQMQQYAACWDEDIQRTVRQCMQDIWNMVVDISKEPLEEVAVFFAKGMMCNVIAAAGRSDGRDPQWRPIIMALWPDRFDEEAEPAEGSEPPPSAGPATA
- a CDS encoding UDP-N-acetylmuramate dehydrogenase, producing the protein MTETIAAVAGGGWRHGVSLAEMTTLRLGGPAGHYFEADSEQTLIAAIRDAHGHGEDVLVLGGGSNLVIGDEGFAGSVVKVGLKGISLREGLLSVAAGEEWDAVVARSVAEGLAGIECLSGIPGLAGATPIQNVGAYGQSVHQTVVMVDAYDRAADTMAVLDSADCAFSYRHSVFKGSDRYVVTSVHFQLEDLGGLSKPVQYKDVAEALGIEIGGQAPLAEVRAAVLEQRRRRGMLLDPADHDTWSAGSFFTNPVLTPDQYAEFERRCAGRPPATWPDEDGRVKISAGWLIEHAGFGRGYGSGPVTLSTKHTLALTNRGGASSADLLKLAGEVRDGVLARFGVTLVPEPVFVAPLTW
- a CDS encoding MaoC family dehydratase N-terminal domain-containing protein — translated: MALDQSFVGRTYPPTPAYEVAREKIREFAEAIGDPHPAYRDPEAAKELGYPDVIAPPTFPIVISMPAADQVVYDPALGLDWTRVVHGDQRFTHERPMRPGDRVRATVVVESIKSFAGNDMITLVTEMSTEEGELISTARALLVARAENAAEEG